Below is a window of Arabidopsis thaliana chromosome 2, partial sequence DNA.
TCTCGTTCCCAAGCTTTGAAACTCTGTATGTATTGTTTCTTCAGTTTCTCTAGTATCTCTACTGATTTAGTATGAATGAGAATGCCTATCTGATGATTTCTCACTGAGAACCCTTACTGAATCGTTTGAAAACCTAGGAATTTGTGAATCAGTAACCAATGGGTGCAACTATATCTCTTAAAGTTAGACTTTATTTGGGTTTCTTGATCAGACATAGGAGCCTAAGATTCTCTTATCTGTTGCCAATTGCATTAGGAATACTTTtaacaaatagtttttttagttatCTGTTGAGAAGATGTTCCTCTTTTAGTCCATGGAAAAGTAGAATATGATATATCTGTTGACTTGTGTTATGTATCAGGTTGTGGCAGCGATGATCCAGAGCTCAAAGAGGAGATGGAGAAGCCGTTTGTGGATCTTCTCACAGAAGAGCTGAAGCTTCAAGAAGCAGTGGCAGACGAGCATAGTCGTCATATGAATGTTACACTTGCCGAAGCTAAAAGAGTTGCTTCACAGTACCAAAAGGAGGCTGAGAAGTGTAACGCTGCCACTGAAATTTGCGAATCAGCTAGAGAGAGAGCTCAAGCATTGTTGCTCAAAGAGCGGAAGATCACTTTTTTGTGGGAGCGCAGAGCTCGGCAATTAGGTTGGGAAGGTGAGTAAGTAATTCACTGTTTAGTGACTTCTTCACAGTCTACTCTGACGAGTTTCTCAATGGAAGCAAACTAGATTTTCTCTTCCGTATACAACTCGTGAGAACATGGGAATCGCTTAATTCGCAAGGCAATGTTTTTGTCTCACATGTTCTCTATATATGtagttcttttttgttttgctcttgGCTCTAGACACTGCTAAAGAAAGGGTTGGCCTTGTATTgacttttttcttcagataTATATTTGTCAGTCACACTGGACAAAGTCACCGACTTCTGTATTTTATTGTTCATGTTTATTGGCAAACGCAACCATCATTTTCTCACCAGgcaaaagcaaaatatataattatgatcTTATTGAACTTGGATATTGTGTTTTTTGAGATGTGCATCTGATTGAGACAGCAAGCCTGATTTGATTTGTAAGAGGATTTGTTTTGCAGCTAATGTTGGATGCATCTGTGATTATGGTTTAAGCATAAGTGTGGGTCAAGAGTCACTAACAAAGACTTTTGAGATGTTTAACTAACACTAGAATTTGTGAAGAGGGACAAGAGCAGAGGAAGAGacaaaattagagaaaagTCAAGAAAGGGTTGACATAATGCAGCATATGATCTCTCCAGGTATTACACAGCACCAACTTTCAATACTCATTCATGCACAAAAACAGCtgcttttttctgtttatttgatttgtttatttttactaGTGTCAGCCATTAATAatactctctttctctcgttGCATTATTCTAATGCTCACATGGACAGATTCCTTAAAGGTTTTTATTAACACTTTAGATCTACCATTAAAGAACAGATCTCGGTTCAGTGACTTCTGCAAACCGTCTAGACCCATGTGGGTTGTCCAAACTCTATAGCTTGAGGCTATTTGTTCTATATTCAACTTATTATGTggttatgtttcttttatgttcTTCTCTGAAGCTTCCTTTGTGGACTTCTGCTGTTTTTTTCCTAACTTTggaatagtttttgtttatctctGGACACAGAGATCgcaaattcttttttcttaaatggaAGGTTCCATGAACAAGCGAGGATACGAATGCAGTCAAGAGGATACTGACAAGCTGCCAGaatcaaagagacaaaaagTGCCTGCTTTAGCAAGGTAACTTCCTTAAGGATTTTCTGTCATTTTCTAGTTCAAAGTAGCTCAATGGTTAAACATCACAACTATTGAGGAAGAACATGCTTTGTTGTAAGATTCATGGAGGAGAATGTGTTCCATTTGAAACTAAGATTCTTTACTCTTTCTGAGTgagatttgttctttgttgaGAGGTTCTTTTGTAAGCTctcaaattttagtttttatgtttcCAGACCTCTTGATTATCTTGcaagtttgttgattttctcaTATGAAACAAACTTTTTCTAGTGTTATTGTGGAAGCTGTCAAAGTAGATAGTCTGCAGAGGCTTTGCTCGTCTTTGGAGCCGTTGTTTCGCAGAATTGTGAGTTTCTATTCTACCCCTGATCTAGCCACGTAATGCTATTATAGTAAATTGTGAGATGCTTGTGGAGGTGTTTACTGGGTATGGTGTGGACAAACACACAGGTTAGCGAAGAAGTGGAACGAGCCTTATCAAGGTTGGGAAACGCAAAGTTAACCTCGAGGTATTTGCTCCATTATACCTTTTCCTCTTGAAATGGCTCTATGATCTTTGTAGCGCTTAGTTTCTGATTAACCCAACATAAAATCTCCAGGTCACCAGAACCAAAGAGGATCCAAGACCGCAATGGAAGAAACCTGCAACTTCACTTTAGGACGCGAATGCCTCCTCACTTATTCACAGGCGGGAAAGTTGAGGGAGAGCGAGGCTCGGCAATTCATGTGGTTCTTATAGATGCAAACACAGGAAATGTAGTTCAAACAGGAGAAGAATCAGCTTCAAAGCTGAATGTTGTAGTGTTAGAGGGTGACTTCaatgatgaagacgatgaagacTGGACCAGAGAGCACTTTGAGAGCTTTGAAGTGAAAGAGCGAGAAGGGAAACGCCCCATCTTAACTGGGGACACACAGATAGTGCTTAAGGAAGGTGTGGGAACTCTTGGAGAACTTACTTTCACTGACAACTCGAGTTGGATACGTAGCCGAAAGTTTAGGCTTGGTGTTAAGCCGGCTTCAGGGTATGGTGATAGCTTTTGCATTCGTGAAGCCAAAACAGAACCTTTTGCTGTCAAAGATCATAGAGGAGAACGTGAGTTTCTAATCATTTGGATTGTATTGATGAGTGTTAGTTACTACTAACTTGGCTCTGTCATCGACCATCAgtaaaattcattttcttttgacaATGTTTTGCAGTATACAAGAAACATTATCCACCGGCTGTACACGATGAAGTCTGGAGACTGGATCGAATAGCGAAAGACGGAGTGCTACACAAGAAGCTATTGAAAGCTAATATTGTGACAGTCGAAGACTTCCTTCGACTCCTTGTTAAGGATCCACAGAAGCTGAGAAATGTAAGcatattatttgttaatgTGAACAAACCACCAATATTGCCAAAGATATCCTAGTTAAATGTTCTTTTTTCTCCCTGATAATGTAGTTGCTTGGGAGTGGAATGTCGAATAGAATGTGGGAGAACACGGTGGAGCACGCAAAGACGTGCGTGTTGGGTGGGAAGCTTTATGTGTTTTACACAGACCAAACTCACGCTACAGGCGTTGTcttcaatcatatatatgaattccGAGGCCTAATTACAAACGGACAGTTCCTATCTCTAGAGTCTCTTAACCATGACCAAAAGGTAAAGTGTAAAGACAGTCATATTTCTGTCTTGATTTGAAAAGAATTTTTTGGTCATAAGCTGATAATTGGTTTGCTCACAGATTTCTGCAGACATTTTGGTGAAGCTGGCTTACGAGAACTGGCATAAAGCTATTGAGTATGACGGTAAGCTGTTGAATTGCTTACCAGTTGCCGAGAAGGAAATAAAAAGCTTACTGGAACCAAAAATGGTCTCAGCACAAACTGCTCCGAACCATCAACAGCTGCATAACCAGAACAATAGGCAAACTGTGCAAGGTCATCAGAATGCGATTACCTATTCACCGGTCCCTCAACCAATAGATTATCCTCAGTTTGCGCAGCAACATTGCAACCAATTATTACCCTCATTCCCTTGCAACGTACAAGACTACAACAGGTCGATGGAAAGCTCCAATGATTCAAGCTCATACAATGGAGAAGATTGGTGTCCACCAAGAGCTGCAGGACAAGGTCTTGAAGACATTTTCAGCGAAGAAATCAGACTAAGGAGTTCTGAAATGCTTGAGACTGACGATATGCAGAGACTGTTGAAGACGTTTGGTATCGGTGTGAACACTGTGGGAACACAAGGAGGGTTTGGTCAGACTGATGAGTCTTGTTACGGTTATAGCATCCCGTACCAAGCTCAGATCGATAACACGTACCGAAGAGAACGTAATAGAGGCTCGGGGAAAGCTGTTGTTGGATGGCTAAAGCTTAAAGCTGCTTTGAGATGGGGTATCTTTATACGCAAGAAAGCTGCAGAGAGAAGGCCTCAGATTGTGGAGATCGATTGACAAAAAGGGATAGAGAGCTTCTTGAGGTTTTAATCCGTTGAAGATTTTTCGTTTTCGTTAAAGCTTGAAGACAGTTTCTGTGTGTTCATCTTTTGGATGAATAATCTAAGAGTAGAGAGTGGACTTTGCTTTGTATTACATGTAACgctttttatgtttctctCTTATATTTCGTGTCAATTTTTTACGTTTGTGTCGTTTTCATGTTAATTATGTTAGCAATCTATATCTTTCTCTAAGTTTTTATATTGGAATAAGTGAACACTATGACATTAACTTATAACAtattaactaatttaaaacTAAGTTGGCTTGTTTGGTGGAAAGTGgaatctataaaaaaatgaatccaTCAGATAAGCTTCAACCACTTTTGCCATCtaatatttacttattttgctatataatattttttcagcTATTTTGTTAGCCAACCACTTTTAAATCTACCAAAAACATTcatcaatttattttgaaatattgattttcaactagtatgtttttatgtttttttttattaaccgAACAtaactaaacaatatataccaaaataaCCAGTGGATACATACATAAACTTCTAATTTCAATCCTAAAACTGtcattttttaacaaaaaaaagttaacttctaatttcattttcatatcacCTCACTTATTTGAGTTTTAACTTTAATCGACGAGATTGGTTGGACATGTTGAGTGTGGCTCGAGGTTCTGACGTAGCGACTAAATTAACCAATAGGATTCATTGCATTTAagatcattaattaatttcgtTAGTAATACCGGTGTAAACCGGACCGGGATTAATTTTACTAAACCAGACTTGGTTACTACACTGAGCGCTCCTTTTAACGGAAGAGACTGAGACAGTGGAAGAGTCACTCACTCACTCATCAAAAAATGGCGGAAAATGTTGGAAGCGACTCGAGCGAATTCGAAagcatctcttcttctcagaaATCTTACCTCAAAAACTGTCCTTTCGCCGGTCACGAAGCTCTTCCGACAAAATCGACGGATTCTGACAACACTGAGGTTCTCGGGAACCAGATTTCTCCGGCGGTTGTTAAAACTCCGATTCTCTCGTTCTCTTCTCCGACTAGCCTCGATTCTATCAACGATGACGTCTTTCGTACTCCTCCTGAGAACGCGTCTCTCTCCTCTGCCGCTGAATCGGAACCCAGAGTTGGGGTTTCGGAGATTAAGCTCCAAGGAGGTTCGAATCTGACAACTCCGTTTTCTATGGCTGAGACGAcgcttgtttcttcttcgcCGTCTCTTCCGGCGGAAAATGTTAGGGTTTCAGAGTCGaatttgaaatcttcttcttctacggCCAAAACGACGCCTGTTTCTGCTTCACCGTCCGTAAATGCTAGGGTTTCGGAGTCGAATTTGAACTCTTCGTCTTCGACGACCCCTGTTTCTGTTTCACCCTCAgaaaaagttagggtttttgagaCGACCCCTGTTTCTGCTTCACCGTCAgaaaaagttagggtttttgagaCGAAATGTCATTCTGATTCCGGTGATTCCGttcctttgtcttcttctccgccGTCTGTTGCGGCCGACGATGTTAGGGTTCCGGCAAAGCATCTTGATTCTGATTCTTCTCCTCCGACTGCAATCGGAAGAACTATGGTTTTAGTAAAACAACGAATTTCTGCTTCTGACAATTCTGCTTCTTCGTCTGCAAGTGAAGGGACCAAGGTCtctaaaactgaaaattctGGTGAGGTTTTGCCTTTTAAAGAAATTATCGAAGCTCTTCTTCGTAACAGTGGAGAGAAACTCAATGAAAGAGATGATAAAGTTAGCTATGTTGAGATTCTCAAGCAATGTGGTTTGAAATTCCCTAAATGATCCTGATTAGTAAGTattatctttctctgttttagtttgttctttttgtttctgtttcggGATTACGCGTTCAgatctttccttttttgttgatatgaaTGCGTCGGGGTAAAAAGAGTTGGGAGCTTTTTAATGTTCTGTAGCTTCAACTACAAGTAATGATAAGTATTTTGTTCGAATGACAAAGGCTATATCCTACAAAGATGATTTCTTGTTCTACTGTTATTGCATTCGATAGCATTGTCTGAGGAAATGACGCCTTTGTGTGTTGTCGCAACTTGCACGCAAGGAATTAGTTATGTGTTTCTATCTTCAAAATCCAgctctctctatcttttgcTGAATCTCAAGCACcgattttgtttagtttcctTGATGCTTGGCTCGtcgttttgttgtttgtttggtggATTGTTGAGAGCGAGTTTCTCCATGGCGTTCATGAACTTTCGCATATGCTTGATGTACTCGGGGTATGTTTCCAAGTTGCAATGCCCTCCTCCTTTTACCCACAATGGATCATACTTGTCCTTTGCTAGTTCCCACAATCGCTTCCCATGTGACATATTCACAATATCATCTTTTGTTCCCTGTAGTTTTCATAAAACCGAGTTTAATGATCTCTCATCTGCCTAGTGAGAAAAAGTGATGATGTAAAATGTAAACTTACATGTATGACAAGAACAGGGCATGTTACATGGCGTATCTTGTCAATGTTCTGCAAAATTCCAGAGTTTGAGAGACTGACCCGATAGTAATAACCAGAGACAAGAGAGATCAAGCTTACTTTGTACATATCGAACCAGAATGTCATTTTGACAGGATACAGAACTCTGAGGCCGGAGAGAATTGCGCTATGAAGAACAATCCCTCTTAGTCTCTTTACTCGAGATGCTAAGTGCAATGTTGGTCCGCTTCCAACGGATTGACCATATAGAATCATTTCCTCTTGCATGATCCCGTACTCGGTCCTCAAGCAATTGTACACAGCCTCGATATCATAGTACGTATTGAGCTCAGTTGGCTAAAGAACAATCAAAGGTTAAACCAAGAGCCAAATCATGAAACGTGTTTGAAATTATCTCTCTTACCTTGCCTGTTGAAGCTCCATAGCCTGAATAATCATAGCTGGTTCAATCACATATAAAGAAGTTCAGGTTCAAGTTCGTTCATCATTATcaacaaagagagaagtgTTTTTTGACTATTTGTATGTATAAACCTCATAATGTTGACGCGGAGATGAGCTCGAAGCTCGATGAAGAGATCAACCATTTGGCCGAGATCCGCGGCATTGCCATGTGAATAAAGAAGAGTGAATCTAGAGAAAGGGTGTTTCCAAAACGTGGCAATGACCTTGTTGCCAGATTTGGTGGTAAGCTGATGAACATCCATGCTTTTTTCTGGTGTTATCCCGGTGAACATAAGCTTTCCGGTCTCCTCGTCTTTACCCACGTCGTATGTTGGTGGCGGTGGGAAGAAAGCGAACTTTGCAGCCATGTTTGACGTCACATTACCCATATCAATTAGTATTATTGTTCAGCAAAagggtaaaagaaaaaaactttcaatgagaaagaaggagaaaacaaaaacaaaaacccaaaccccAAAATCTCTCCCTCCCTCTCTCTTTGGAtctaagaaaagaaaacaaagaaaatggttaaatttttgtgtttcgtgggtttatgtttaggggAGAGGAAGGAAATAAAATGGAAGGTGATGGTGGAGAATATTTGGCGGGAGAAAGAAGTTGAGCTGTttcattaacaaatttaatatagattctgttatatatattaaactcaGCTACAAATTTCAACTGTGAATAAATTTGATGCTATATGATTTTCACCATGAAATGTGATATCTCTTCATTCCACAATCAAAATTGCAAGCAGCTACAGATTTTAGCATATCAACCTCATTTTAACAcaaccatctctctctcttttggcACAAACACTTGAAACCCTTCTTTTACCTCACATGAACTTTCTCGGGTCAGTTTGGTGTCTCATTCTCAGCTGTTTCCGGGACTTCTTCCACGATTTCTGGAGTGTGTAACAAAGGGATTGGACTGTTACCGCGTTCACTAGTCGAGCTACTGCTATTGATCACTTCACTTTCCATTGGCTTTAGAGAAACTTTAGGGAGTGTATCTGCAGGAGCAATAAGTGAATGCTCTTCTGAATGTTTCGGCTTGTTCAGAGCTCGACAGTGAGGACAGTAGTAAGTAATGTATGGGAAATCCTCTTTCCGGGCGAGTCCTGCATGttgagagaggaagagagacaTTGTACAATTAAGTTATCAATGGTATTGCATCTAGTGTGTATTAGAAGACAAAAGACAGAGATAATGTCTCACTCACCGTTATGCATACGGCAGTTTCCACAGATGAGTGCATATGACTGACTTGGATCTTCGCCTACAAGGAGAGCCGCAATGCGTGAGATCCAGCTACCATCATGAGCAGCATATTCCTGAGGATTATAATGCTCAAACACCATCTGTTGGTTTTGTTCTGTGCCGGTGATTCTTTCGCTTGTTCCAGAATGGTTAGACTCATTATCCGAATGATGAATTGGAGTGGTCTCAGCGCTGTTGCCTCTTGTATTTGTCTGTTTTCGGTTCCTGAGCCCTCCCGAGTGTTTGGCATTGTTCTTTCCTGCGGTGGGCTCAAGTTGGGATTCATCTCCTACAAATACTTTCAAGCCTGACTCAGCACCCAACTTGGATGCCAGAACAGTTGCAGCAGCCGCCTTTGCAGCTGGGTCAGGGTCATACCTCTGATACAAAATAGCTCATGTTATAACAAGTTCCAGTCTCAATAGTGATAAAACCCACAATAACAAGTATCCGTTAAGATATAACAGCAATTCaattctttttaaagtttctgAACAAATTGCAAATCTAGGCTACCAGTAGAAGAAGTAATTCCAGAACTCAAAAGTGCAGGTCTTCCTGTCCTTTAGTAGTATCATTTCCAATTAAGTCAAGTTGGGAGGCATCACACTAAGAATTTCAACTGTAACACTTAAGTTCTAGATTCATAACCACCCTTTATCCAAACTTACAATATAGCTTTGCCTAACACATTGAGCCACTAGTTTCACAGTTACAAAGCTAGCGCCTAGCGGAACTTGAAAAGCGAAAAAGAGAGACTCTCAATAAGGATAATCCTTGTATAATGGCTGTACTGTCCTAAAGGAATTCCAATACAAATTTTTGAATACCTAGCTCTTTGCTAAGGTTAAATTTAAGGTCATCTTCTAATTCAACAAAGACGGATAACTTGCAacataaaacagaaatgaaaaatgatcTAATCCTACGACAAAGCTAGAATCTTTTAAGTGATCTGTATCTCTATCAGAACTAGGTAAAGTAGTGCAAGCAAAGAATAACAGCAGCACACATCAAAAcatgacaattaaaataatcAGGAATACCAGAAACACCAATAGAATTCGAATGAACTAGCCTCACTCACACAGAACAAGTTGTATCTTACCTGAATAAGTTGCTGTGTAATGTAATAATTGGTCCTTTCCTTTAACTCATTAATCTTTCCCAACATTTCTGCTTGAAGTTTTTCCAAGGTATGCTGATCTCTGCGGTCACCTAAACCAAACCATTTCACACACAACGACACGGCTTAGACACACCAAGCCTAAGACAAATTCATGAGCATATAACAGAAGTAAATCACAAGACTCACACATCCTCCAGAAGCCAACAAGTGAAGAATAGAGAAGAAAGGCAACAGCAGGTAAAAGAAACATTGGCAAGATCCTGAAACTCCTCAGTTTCCAATCCAAATCCTCATCTCTGGTGGTCATGATTGCATAACTCACTGCAATTACCTGTTGTcaccaaaacatcaataacTTTCCTACTAACAATAGGCAACAAAGGCATAGACTTGGAGACTAACCTCAAAGAAGACAGAGAAAGCGATGAGATTTCTAATGAAGTTCCTCCTTGTAATCGATCTACGCTTCATTCTATTCCGAACAGTCGCTTCTTCCTTTGAGATATTTTTAAGTCTCTTCTCGAAATCATCACCTCTAACCCTAAATATCGCATTCCAAAGACGCGAGAACAAACCTTTACgcttcgtcgtcttcttctcgCCGGAAGCAGAGAGTACAACGGCGGAATCATTCTTCTCGCCGCCGCTTTCAACCACAGTTCCTTCGTGCTCCTTCTCTCCCACCGCCATTTCTGATTCCTTTACACTACTACTTTGAAAATCAAACTAGAGTATCTATCGTTGATGATGAAGTTAGAATTCTTCGTAAGGATTCGCCTACTTGCCGCCTGATCTGGGATTCgttggagaaggaggaggagactTCTTCGAATATCGTGAAGGAGAGGCCAAAATATGTGTGATGCTTCGCTCTCTGCCAaagttttcttcctcttcgagAAGCCAAAGAGGAAACGCAGAATTTACTCAAAACTTTTTGGGATTATTTGATTAGGGGTTTATTGGAGActgtatatatgtttgattttttagaatAATTTGAAGGTTTAGTGaataaattatgtaatattaaatttaaattgagtgtgaaaattgaaaaatatagaaagaatattaacttaaaatttagTGTTATTTAATTAACGATTTAAGAGATAcaagtttgaaatttgaatgaattttcaaaataatttttagtaaaaatctATAACTTAGGAACAAAATCTTGAGAGTTGCTTATACTTTAAgacaataatttttcttttttggtcgGATTTGAGAGTACGTAATTTACTTTCTACTGaattcatcatattttttctGTCCTTTAATTTACCCATAACAAggtgaaaacacaaaaaggttaaaaaatgtgaaaaatcaaaaggttATTTTAATTTCCAACTATCAATCAATACGTGTTTAGGTGTATCCATCCACTTCCATTCTAAATCGAAATGATGGTACTATGTTTATGTTCAATACGTGTTTAGTTGTATCCAACAACTTCCTTCCATAACTAATAAATGGTTTTATGTTTCATTCATTATTTCACGCGCATTCTCTTGCCACAATTCCGGacgaaaaaaatcatattcttTTCCAATAAACCTCACACAACAACACGTTTTCATCAGTCAAGATTTTGTATTATGTACCCATGAAAGCTATACATCgtatcaacaaaaaaagttctcTACACGCTTTGATTTGCTTCTACTTACaaatctttgtcttctttttggCTTATCACCATTTTTCTCTGTACACTTATGTTATATGAACAAGAAGTACTTCTCTATCTACTCTcctaatcttcttctcttctctgtgtTCTATAAGAATCCTAAAGGCCCATCCAGCATGAACTTCCGTTAGTGTTGTGAATTGGTGAGAGTGTAGGCAAAGACACAGCCATTCGTACTAAACCTGCCCACGAAAATGTATACAACACACATAAGTATGAGTCGATGTTGTTAAGGACTCATTCTTTCTTTGGACTAATCTACCTTTGTGGAATCGCTACATCTCCAGAAATGTGCTTCTATGGGAGACTTAGGGTGAACTTCAACAGGATTCATTAATGGGAAAAAGAGTGGAAACAGACATTGAAAGATTCTTTTAGCTAACTGTTTTTTATTAACACGTTCGTGTTTTCATACAGAAAGAATTAACTAACTTTCATATGtataattcaacaaaaataagtatgataccaaaataataatcattatGGTGCTCTGTTCAATAGAAGGAAAATATTGACCACTATGGTGACTAGTTATGAACTTGATTGGTGACTAGGAAAAGATGATAAGAACTAGACAATTTACCATATCTTAAGTTTTGTGAGATTTAAGTTAGAGGAACAAGCAACTTGTAAGATATTTTGGAAGCTAGCTTATTACTAATATAAGATTGTGACAATAACTAAAGTAAGCTATCAAAGTTCATCACCttgataataatattcatATCTTATAATCTTAAAGTAGGGGTTTGTGCAAAAAAAGCTTTCAACTTATCAATTTTTGCAATTTAATCATCtacattaaaaaaatgcaAACTAATAATATGAAGTTAATAATAATACGCAATGTAACATTTTTCCGCTACCGTTAAGTTTGtaattgtttgaaaaataatatgtcAAACGAAGCCCTCGCGACGAAGAGTTCAACTCCACctttagagtttttaaaatataatgtaTGTGAACGTGCAGACGTTTacaatcttattatataaagtatggttttcaaagttgctAACTCAAAGGATTGTGCCACgtgtcaagtcaaacgatcagatgtttacatgtgtcattcaaaatttatttttttattctctaaaaaatagaaaatcttaaaaagtaaacaaatttacatatactaatttatatgtctatatatttataaacaattaacatttattcaacaaaaggaaaaataacaaatttgtctttaactcatgtaatcataagtgaaaatagaacattttgagaaaaatagctTAGTTTAtaggatttaacttttcaattattttcatttattaattttaactcatttaatattaatttgcatgatgtaaaattaacttacgagattacggcatatatagaaaatatattttcaacaatgtttggtttctaaatatttttgtggatttcttttttttattaattattagccCTAGGCGTTTGGGTATCCGGATCGGGTAttttgggttcgggttttcgggtttagaaGTTTAGGACCCGTTCgggtaatttaagatttcgggtcgggttcggtttgggttcgggttcgagtttatttatatattgaaatatcaaattttgtgtgcaaatctattaaattacttaaaatttcaaaaatttccaaaacaacacgagtagttttgcttgaatatatctaaaaatacacaaaaataactaaaatatccaaaaaatcctaatattttctatatataagtataaatataactaatatatacttatatttgaaatatgtttGGATACCtattcgggttcgggttcgagtttttcagattttgaagtttagaccCGTTcgaatatttgaaaatttcggGTACACCCGCCTAAATAGACGGGCCTTATCTAGTATACATATAATGTTTATTCCGTATTTTCGGAAGTACGAGCTAAAGTTGCAAAAATTGATGAAGtggaggttttttttttttttttttttttttcttttgcagaaaACCCTTTAAGGTAGTAAAGAAatagtttctaaattttcataattttaaagctctaaggataaaaaaaatacatataaaaaataattaaaaaaaatttaagctctttggtttataaatgtagaattattacaaaatgtatttacattttataaGTAATACAATCAgctatatttaatataatataatatacataaattttcttgattaatgGTAAAGTACTCATTTCTTACCTATTAATGATTACAATATAATATGAtcactttcaaattttttaccAAATATCAAAACCCAACCAAAGAAATGTAACCAAATAACTTTTACTTTCTCTTACACAGTTCGATGATTCACACATCCTACTGTTCTTCGATGCCATCATGACTCTAATggtttacaacaacaacattatcCTCTCTAAGAAAAACAACCACACTTCATTTTCTAAATCTCTCGGATTCCAAAACTTCAGAC
It encodes the following:
- a CDS encoding ubiquitin-associated protein (DUF1068) (Protein of unknown function (DUF1068); FUNCTIONS IN: molecular_function unknown; INVOLVED IN: biological_process unknown; LOCATED IN: endomembrane system; EXPRESSED IN: 22 plant structures; EXPRESSED DURING: 13 growth stages; CONTAINS InterPro DOMAIN/s: Protein of unknown function DUF1068 (InterPro:IPR010471); BEST Arabidopsis thaliana protein match is: Protein of unknown function (DUF1068) (TAIR:AT4G30996.1); Has 111 Blast hits to 111 proteins in 13 species: Archae - 0; Bacteria - 0; Metazoa - 0; Fungi - 0; Plants - 110; Viruses - 0; Other Eukaryotes - 1 (source: NCBI BLink).); its protein translation is MARRSGNCMRCLVIFSVVSALLVCGPALYWKLNKGFVGSARSTNSICPPCVCDFPPPLSLLQIAPGLANLSITGCGSDDPELKEEMEKPFVDLLTEELKLQEAVADEHSRHMNVTLAEAKRVASQYQKEAEKCNAATEICESARERAQALLLKERKITFLWERRARQLGWEGE
- a CDS encoding Calmodulin-binding protein; the encoded protein is MEGSMNKRGYECSQEDTDKLPESKRQKVPALASVIVEAVKVDSLQRLCSSLEPLFRRIVSEEVERALSRLGNAKLTSRSPEPKRIQDRNGRNLQLHFRTRMPPHLFTGGKVEGERGSAIHVVLIDANTGNVVQTGEESASKLNVVVLEGDFNDEDDEDWTREHFESFEVKEREGKRPILTGDTQIVLKEGVGTLGELTFTDNSSWIRSRKFRLGVKPASGYGDSFCIREAKTEPFAVKDHRGELYKKHYPPAVHDEVWRLDRIAKDGVLHKKLLKANIVTVEDFLRLLVKDPQKLRNLLGSGMSNRMWENTVEHAKTCVLGGKLYVFYTDQTHATGVVFNHIYEFRGLITNGQFLSLESLNHDQKISADILVKLAYENWHKAIEYDGKLLNCLPVAEKEIKSLLEPKMVSAQTAPNHQQLHNQNNRQTVQGHQNAITYSPVPQPIDYPQFAQQHCNQLLPSFPCNVQDYNRSMESSNDSSSYNGEDWCPPRAAGQGLEDIFSEEIRLRSSEMLETDDMQRLLKTFGIGVNTVGTQGGFGQTDESCYGYSIPYQAQIDNTYRRERNRGSGKAVVGWLKLKAALRWGIFIRKKAAERRPQIVEID